In Cydia fagiglandana chromosome 9, ilCydFagi1.1, whole genome shotgun sequence, a single window of DNA contains:
- the LOC134667533 gene encoding 15-hydroxyprostaglandin dehydrogenase [NAD(+)]-like, translated as MAKDLKNKTVVITGGAVGIGFEIADRFLQKGAKLIVILDINEKQGAEAVKTLNSKHGNNKAVFIKCDVTSDLEAVSKKIIDLYKQVDVLVNNAGILNDLAPKKTIDINVTALIEWSFKFWKHMRKDQGGNGGTIINLASIYGFRVDPYLPAYQASKFAVQGFTKSLGHPYNFKRSGVRVVAVNPGFTETALTETPSGFDNDKQYQSDFAKFLKEQAWQKVESVGQAAVDVFERAESGTAWLIEGAKPIVEAK; from the coding sequence ATGGCTAAAGATcttaaaaacaaaacggtcGTTATTACTGGTGGAGCGGTCGGCATCGGTTTTGAAATAGCTGATAGATTCTTGCAGAAAGGAGCAAAACTCATCGTTATTCTTGATATTAACGAAAAACAAGGCGCAGAAGCAGTCAAGACCCTAAACTCCAAACATGGAAATAACAAAGctgtatttataaaatgtgacgTGACGTCGGATTTAGAAGCCGTTTCGAAGAAGATAATTGATCTTTATAAGCAAGTTGACGTACTGGTCAACAATGCTGGAATTCTGAACGACTTGGCTCCGAAGAAAACAATTGACATCAACGTTACAGCACTCATCGAATGGTCCTTTAAATTCTGGAAGCATATGAGGAAGGACCAAGGCGGCAACGGAGGGACTATAATCAACTTGGCGTCGATCTACGGCTTCAGGGTGGATCCTTATCTACCAGCATATCAGGCGTCGAAATTTGCTGTCCAAGGCTTCACGAAGTCCTTGGGGCATCCATACAATTTCAAGAGAAGCGGCGTGAGAGTGGTGGCTGTTAATCCAGGCTTTACTGAAACAGCTCTGACGGAGACTCCTAGCGGCTTTGACAATGATAAGCAGTATCAGAGCGACTTCGCGAAGTTCTTGAAGGAGCAGGCTTGGCAGAAAGTGGAGTCAGTGGGGCAAGCGGCGGTGGACGTGTTCGAGCGAGCTGAGAGCGGCACCGCTTGGCTCATCGAGGGTGCTAAACCTATCGTGGAAGCTAAGTAG
- the LOC134667532 gene encoding 15-hydroxyprostaglandin dehydrogenase [NAD(+)]-like: protein MLQTCLKRLSVPSLKFRSYGHTPSCPANKQASILDNKVAVITGGAVGIGHEIADRFLEKGAKAAVLLDINETQGKQATEELNCKHGAKKSIFMKCDVTKDLEAVSKEIFATYKNVHVLVNNAGILNEPNPTKVVDINLTALINWSFIFWNHMRKDKGGAGGTIMNLSSIYGFRVDPYIPVYQATKFGIMGFTRSLGHPYHFQKTGVRVVSINPGFTETELTENFTTLPEVHKDFLEFVKTQPWQKVKVVGNAAVCVLEKAESGTAWLIEGSNPVAEIKHCYDVDHCK, encoded by the coding sequence ATGTTACAAACGTGCTTAAAGCGATTGTCAGTTCCGTCACTTAAGTTTCGCAGTTACGGACATACACCATCGTGTCCTGCTAATAAACAAGCGAGTATTTTAGATAATAAAGTGGCAGTTATAACTGGAGGCGCAGTCGGTATCGGCCACGAAATCGCAGACAGATTCTTAGAGAAAGGCGCCAAAGCTGCAGTGTTACTAGACATCAATGAGACACAAGGTAAACAAGCCACCGAAGAATTAAATTGTAAGCACGGAGCCAAGAAAAGCATCTTTAtgaaatgtgacgtcacaaaagATTTAGAAGCTGTCTCCAAGGAAATTTTCGCGACCTACAAAAACGTACACGTGCTAGTGAACAATGCTGGAATCCTAAACGAGCCCAATCCTACGAAAGTGGTTGATATCAATCTAACGGCTTTGATAAACTGGTCATTTATATTCTGGAATCACATGAGGAAAGACAAAGGTGGTGCAGGGGGGACTATCATGAATCTATCATCCATCTACGGTTTCCGAGTAGATCCATACATACCGGTCTATCAGGCTACCAAATTCGGTATTATGGGCTTCACAAGATCTCTGGGACATCCGTACCACTTTCAAAAGACTGGTGTTAGAGTTGTATCCATAAACCCCGGTTTTACTGAGACTGAGTTGACGGAAAACTTTACAACTTTACCTGAAGTTCACAAGGATTTTCTCGAGTTTGTCAAAACTCAGCCGTGGCAGAAAGTAAAAGTAGTTGGGAACGCCGCGGTATGTGTATTAGAGAAAGCTGAAAGTGGTACCGCATGGCTTATAGAAGGATCCAACCCTGTTGCTGAAATTAAACATTGCTATGATGTCGaccattgtaaataa